In the genome of Desulfovibrio desulfuricans, one region contains:
- a CDS encoding DUF503 domain-containing protein produces MFMAVLTVEFSLEGNDNLKAKRRVANSLKQKTRNKFNVAIAEAGTEDSLSRLRLAVVSISNSESHLRSRMDKCALMMEAVCPEEMTDSQVEIYAAD; encoded by the coding sequence ATGTTTATGGCGGTTCTTACCGTAGAATTCAGCCTGGAAGGCAACGATAATCTCAAGGCCAAGCGCCGCGTTGCCAACAGCCTGAAACAGAAGACCAGAAACAAATTCAATGTAGCCATAGCCGAAGCGGGAACAGAAGACAGCCTCTCCCGTCTGCGGCTTGCAGTGGTATCCATTTCCAACAGCGAGAGCCATCTGCGCAGCCGCATGGACAAATGCGCGCTCATGATGGAAGCGGTCTGCCCCGAGGAAATGACGGATAGCCAGGTGGAGATATATGCAGCGGACTGA
- a CDS encoding DHH family phosphoesterase produces the protein MQRTELIPPQFREGAERMAEAFRHVDQVIVAAHVNPDGDAAGAVAAAGHILRSMGKEFMLYAQPGLPGYLDFFSTPGFVHTTLEHPPFKPRCAVLLDCGEPERLGRELAGRLPDLQTLNIDHHLGGNGMGNVANWVEPQAAATAQLMAYVALAAGLPLTGELANGLALGIITDTGGFCHGNTSAEVLYLTAHLVEHGCNIAQLREHLENSWSRGRLTLWGQLLQRAQLERNGSVCFCPVYLEDLRKCGALKEDLEGFVEQLRRLRGVQVAAVLREDSPACCKFSLRSYGAVDVRAAAARLGGGGHRNAAGGTVRADMDAASAQLLAAIAEELDAEEQDSSGE, from the coding sequence ATGCAGCGGACTGAACTCATTCCCCCGCAATTCCGCGAAGGTGCGGAACGCATGGCCGAAGCTTTTCGCCATGTGGATCAGGTTATTGTGGCCGCCCATGTGAACCCAGACGGCGATGCAGCAGGCGCGGTGGCGGCTGCTGGGCATATCCTGCGCTCCATGGGCAAGGAATTCATGCTCTACGCCCAGCCAGGCCTGCCGGGATATCTGGATTTTTTTTCCACGCCGGGCTTTGTGCACACAACGCTGGAGCATCCGCCCTTCAAGCCGCGCTGCGCGGTGCTGCTTGACTGCGGCGAACCCGAGCGCCTTGGCCGCGAGCTGGCGGGGCGCCTGCCGGATCTGCAAACCCTGAATATTGACCACCACCTCGGCGGCAACGGCATGGGGAACGTGGCAAACTGGGTTGAACCCCAGGCAGCGGCCACTGCCCAGCTCATGGCCTATGTGGCCCTGGCCGCAGGCCTGCCCCTTACTGGCGAGCTGGCAAACGGTCTGGCCCTTGGCATCATTACCGACACCGGCGGTTTCTGCCACGGCAATACCAGCGCCGAGGTGCTCTACCTCACGGCCCATCTGGTTGAGCATGGCTGTAATATTGCCCAGTTGCGCGAACATCTTGAAAACAGCTGGAGCCGTGGCCGCCTGACCCTCTGGGGCCAGCTTTTGCAGCGGGCGCAACTTGAGCGCAACGGCAGCGTCTGTTTTTGCCCCGTGTATCTTGAAGACCTGCGCAAATGCGGGGCGCTGAAGGAAGACCTCGAGGGCTTTGTGGAGCAACTGCGCCGCTTGCGCGGCGTTCAGGTGGCCGCAGTACTGCGGGAGGATTCCCCGGCCTGCTGCAAGTTCAGCCTGCGCTCCTACGGGGCGGTAGACGTGCGCGCGGCGGCGGCCAGACTTGGCGGCGGCGGGCACCGCAATGCCGCGGGCGGCACTGTGCGGGCAGATATGGATGCGGCAAGCGCCCAGTTGCTGGCGGCCATAGCTGAAGAACTGGATGCCGAAGAGCAGGATTCTTCCGGCGAGTAA
- the truB gene encoding tRNA pseudouridine(55) synthase TruB, translating into MSMTKAAAAAPSTPDRQPEKSSGAAQLPQQHGILVLRKPSGPTSARCLTAIKRLGQKKIGHAGTLDPLASGVLLVLLGQATKLSGHLLAGGGKVYSGTLRLGQTTDTWDIEGKVVAEAPWEHVSEADVRREVAAWLELAEQAVPPYSAAKHEGQPLYKLARKGVEAPAKVKRMKISQAETLTVSLPFVSFRVACSSGTYIRSLAHSLGTRLGCGAVLTELTREYSHPFGLDVAHDPADFTADPTLLPGCVRPIAEALPHWRKVELTPDEAARVRNGIAVPCRPEAPAQADAPEQGATGAEPAEGFALLLEQGTALALAQLETTPAGPCWTVLRGLWN; encoded by the coding sequence ATGAGTATGACCAAAGCGGCTGCTGCCGCACCCAGCACCCCAGACCGGCAGCCGGAAAAAAGCTCCGGGGCGGCCCAGTTGCCCCAGCAGCACGGCATTCTGGTGCTGCGCAAGCCCTCCGGCCCCACCTCGGCCCGTTGTCTCACGGCTATCAAACGCCTTGGGCAAAAAAAGATCGGGCATGCGGGCACTCTTGATCCTTTGGCATCAGGGGTTCTGCTTGTTTTGCTGGGGCAGGCCACCAAACTTTCAGGGCATCTGCTGGCTGGCGGCGGCAAGGTTTACAGCGGCACGCTGCGGCTGGGCCAGACCACCGACACCTGGGATATTGAAGGCAAGGTAGTGGCCGAAGCGCCGTGGGAGCATGTGAGCGAAGCTGACGTGCGCCGCGAAGTTGCCGCGTGGCTTGAGCTTGCCGAGCAGGCCGTGCCGCCCTATTCAGCGGCCAAGCACGAAGGCCAGCCGCTCTACAAACTGGCGCGCAAGGGCGTAGAAGCCCCTGCCAAGGTCAAACGCATGAAAATTTCACAGGCGGAAACACTCACGGTGAGTCTTCCGTTTGTGAGCTTTCGGGTCGCTTGCAGTTCTGGCACCTATATACGCTCCCTGGCCCACAGCTTGGGGACGCGCTTAGGGTGTGGAGCCGTGCTCACAGAACTGACCCGGGAGTATAGTCACCCCTTCGGCCTCGATGTGGCCCACGATCCTGCGGATTTCACGGCTGATCCCACCCTGTTGCCCGGTTGCGTGCGTCCCATTGCGGAAGCGCTGCCCCACTGGCGCAAGGTGGAACTCACGCCGGATGAAGCCGCACGTGTGCGCAACGGCATAGCCGTGCCTTGCCGCCCGGAAGCACCCGCGCAAGCGGATGCCCCCGAGCAGGGCGCGACAGGTGCCGAGCCTGCGGAAGGCTTTGCGCTGCTGCTTGAACAGGGCACTGCCCTGGCTCTGGCGCAGCTCGAAACCACGCCCGCTGGCCCATGCTGGACCGTGTTGCGGGGACTTTGGAACTAA